The following are encoded together in the Bacillota bacterium genome:
- the atpF gene encoding ATP synthase F0 subunit B, whose amino-acid sequence MLQAVLAQAQPLTFDFWTWLFESINVLIIMLFLYKFLWRPLQKVMHEREQFVENQLEHAKASRAEAERLLEQYQARIREAQQEAETIIKTATEKAEEAGQRIIREAEAEAQRTLERAKIEIAREREKALAAIREEVTGLVVLATGKLIGKTLTEEDHKRLIQQFVDEVAAARADASGGAKMGDAQ is encoded by the coding sequence ATGCTGCAGGCGGTACTGGCGCAAGCGCAGCCGCTCACCTTTGATTTTTGGACGTGGCTGTTCGAGTCCATCAACGTTCTTATCATCATGCTGTTCTTGTACAAGTTCCTGTGGCGGCCCCTGCAAAAGGTGATGCACGAGCGGGAACAGTTCGTCGAGAACCAGCTCGAGCACGCCAAGGCGTCCAGGGCTGAAGCGGAACGCTTGCTGGAGCAGTACCAGGCCCGCATCCGCGAAGCGCAGCAGGAAGCCGAAACGATAATCAAGACCGCGACGGAAAAGGCGGAAGAAGCTGGGCAGCGCATTATCCGGGAAGCGGAGGCCGAGGCCCAGCGCACGCTGGAGCGCGCCAAGATCGAGATCGCCCGGGAGCGGGAGAAGGCGCTGGCGGCGATTCGCGAGGAAGTGACGGGTCTGGTCGTTCTCGCCACGGGGAAGCTCATCGGCAAGACGCTGACCGAAGAGGACCACAAGCGCCTCATCCAGCAATTCGTTGATGAAGTGGCGGCCGCGCGGGCCGACGCCTCGGGCGGCGCGAAGATGGGAGATGCCCAATGA
- the atpH gene encoding ATP synthase F1 subunit delta has translation MINRKVAKRYAKALGELAAARQALDIVQRDLERVVSAIRSDATVSALVASRNVSRAAKEELLLKLAGDDAADLTKHFLRLVVQKRREDHLPAMFEAFVAYADRVRGVVEVEVTTAVPLGDEEAKRLAESLVAFTGNQVRLVPVVEPKILGGVVARVGDVVVDGSVATRLKRLKETLQRTRLQHVG, from the coding sequence ATGATCAACCGCAAGGTGGCGAAACGGTACGCCAAAGCGTTGGGTGAGCTGGCCGCGGCGCGCCAGGCGCTAGACATCGTGCAGCGCGATCTGGAACGGGTCGTGAGCGCGATTCGCTCGGACGCGACGGTCAGCGCGCTGGTGGCGAGCCGGAATGTCTCCCGCGCGGCGAAAGAGGAGCTGCTGCTGAAACTCGCGGGCGATGACGCGGCGGATTTGACCAAGCACTTTTTGCGCCTCGTCGTGCAAAAGCGCCGCGAAGATCACTTGCCCGCGATGTTCGAAGCGTTCGTCGCCTACGCGGATCGGGTGCGGGGCGTCGTGGAGGTCGAGGTCACGACGGCCGTGCCTCTGGGCGACGAGGAAGCGAAACGACTGGCGGAAAGTTTGGTGGCTTTCACCGGCAACCAGGTCCGCCTGGTGCCCGTGGTGGAGCCGAAAATTTTGGGCGGCGTCGTGGCGCGAGTGGGCGACGTGGTGGTGGACGGCAGCGTCGCCACGCGGCTGAAACGGTTGAAGGAAACGCTGCAACGGACCCGACTTCAGCATGTGGGGTGA
- a CDS encoding F0F1 ATP synthase subunit alpha: MAIRPEEISAILKQQIERFETDVRVEDVGTVIMVGDGIARVWGLEKCMAGELLEFPGGTYGMALNLEEDNIGAVLLGPYSHIKEGDTVKRTGRIVEVPVGEALIGRIVNPLGQPLDGKGPIVTDKYRPIESPAPSVIDRRAVYEPLQTGLKAVDSMIPIGRGQRELIIGDRQTGKTALAVDTIINQKGQDVICIYVAIGQKASTVAGVVETLEKYGAMDYTIVVSATASEPAPLLYIAPYAGTAMGEEFMYNGKHVLIVYDDLSKHAAAYRELSLLLRRPPGREAYPGDVFYLHSRLLERSAKLSDALGGGSMTALPIIETQAGDISAYIPTNVISITDGQIYLEADLFYSGVRPAINVGRSVSRVGGAAQVRAMRKVAGHLRLELSQYRELAAFAQFGSDLDKATQARLIRGQRTVEILKQGQYSPMPVEEQVVVIYAATQGYLDDLDLKLVSQFEKGFLNYLRNEEPDILEEIRTTRDLSAQLEEKLKAAIKTFKERFVAQQAGA; the protein is encoded by the coding sequence TTGGCTATTCGGCCCGAAGAGATTAGTGCGATTCTGAAGCAGCAAATCGAGCGCTTCGAGACCGACGTGCGCGTGGAGGACGTCGGCACCGTCATCATGGTCGGTGACGGCATCGCGCGCGTCTGGGGCCTGGAGAAATGCATGGCCGGCGAGCTGCTGGAGTTCCCGGGCGGGACGTACGGCATGGCCCTCAACCTGGAGGAAGACAACATCGGCGCCGTCTTGCTGGGGCCGTACTCCCACATCAAGGAAGGGGATACGGTCAAGCGGACCGGCCGCATCGTCGAGGTGCCGGTCGGCGAGGCGCTGATTGGCCGCATCGTCAACCCGCTGGGACAGCCGCTGGACGGCAAGGGTCCCATCGTGACCGACAAGTATCGCCCCATCGAGTCGCCGGCGCCTAGCGTTATTGACCGGCGCGCAGTGTACGAGCCGCTGCAGACGGGCCTGAAGGCCGTGGACTCCATGATCCCCATCGGCCGCGGCCAGCGCGAGCTCATCATCGGCGACCGGCAGACGGGCAAGACCGCCTTGGCCGTGGACACCATCATCAACCAGAAGGGCCAGGACGTTATTTGCATTTACGTGGCCATCGGCCAGAAGGCGTCGACGGTGGCCGGCGTCGTGGAGACGCTGGAGAAGTACGGCGCCATGGACTACACCATCGTGGTCTCGGCGACCGCTTCGGAGCCGGCGCCGCTGCTGTACATCGCGCCCTACGCCGGGACGGCCATGGGCGAAGAGTTCATGTACAACGGCAAGCACGTGCTCATCGTGTACGACGACTTGTCCAAGCACGCGGCCGCGTACCGCGAGCTCTCGCTGCTGCTGCGGCGTCCGCCGGGCCGCGAGGCGTATCCGGGCGACGTGTTCTACCTGCACTCGCGGCTCTTGGAGCGCTCGGCCAAGCTCAGCGACGCGCTGGGCGGCGGCTCCATGACCGCGCTGCCCATCATCGAGACGCAGGCGGGCGACATCTCGGCCTACATTCCGACCAACGTCATCTCCATCACGGACGGCCAGATCTACCTGGAGGCCGACTTGTTCTATTCCGGCGTGCGGCCGGCCATCAACGTGGGCCGTTCGGTGTCGCGCGTCGGCGGCGCGGCGCAGGTGCGGGCCATGCGCAAGGTCGCGGGCCACTTGCGCTTGGAGCTGTCGCAGTACCGTGAGCTGGCGGCGTTCGCCCAGTTCGGCTCGGACCTGGACAAGGCGACGCAGGCTCGCCTCATCCGGGGCCAGCGCACGGTGGAGATTCTGAAGCAGGGCCAGTACTCGCCCATGCCCGTGGAGGAGCAGGTCGTCGTCATCTACGCGGCCACGCAGGGCTACTTGGACGACCTGGACCTCAAGCTGGTCAGCCAGTTCGAAAAGGGGTTCCTGAACTACCTGCGCAACGAGGAGCCCGACATCTTGGAGGAGATCCGGACCACGCGCGACCTGAGCGCGCAGCTGGAAGAGAAGCTCAAGGCCGCGATCAAGACGTTCAAGGAGCGGTTCGTCGCCCAGCAGGCCGGGGCCTGA
- the atpG gene encoding ATP synthase F1 subunit gamma — MRDIKRRINSVKNIQHITKAMELVSATKLRRSQQNVERARPYAQKLQEVLGRLLAANRPEDGRKPQHPLLVARPIEKVCYVLVTSDRGLAGAYNANVIRLAEQTFAAEQRPYKIITIGRKGAEYFLRRRYPIFRDYEGIGDEVHYHQAQQLANELVEMFTSGDVDEVRFIYTRFISTGTQRPNVAELLPLTKLASEEGGQRLAGETPAEEREYIYEPSPQAVLGLLLPRYVEWMVFTMLSEAKASEHAARMRAMRSASDNAGEMIRTLTLSFNRARQAAITKEIAEIVSGAEALQGAGW, encoded by the coding sequence ATGCGAGATATTAAGCGACGCATTAACAGCGTCAAGAACATCCAGCACATCACGAAGGCGATGGAGCTGGTCTCCGCCACCAAGCTCCGGCGTTCGCAGCAGAACGTGGAGCGGGCCCGGCCGTACGCTCAAAAGCTCCAAGAGGTGCTGGGGCGGCTGCTGGCGGCGAACCGGCCGGAGGACGGGCGCAAGCCGCAGCACCCGCTGCTGGTGGCACGGCCTATCGAGAAAGTTTGCTACGTGCTCGTGACGAGCGACCGGGGCCTGGCGGGCGCTTACAACGCGAACGTCATCCGGCTCGCGGAGCAGACGTTTGCGGCCGAGCAGCGGCCTTACAAGATTATCACCATCGGCCGCAAGGGCGCTGAATACTTCCTGCGCCGCCGGTACCCCATCTTCCGGGACTACGAAGGCATCGGCGACGAAGTGCATTACCACCAGGCGCAGCAGCTGGCCAACGAGCTGGTGGAGATGTTCACGTCGGGGGACGTGGACGAAGTCCGGTTCATCTACACGCGCTTTATCAGCACGGGCACGCAGCGTCCAAACGTGGCCGAGCTGCTGCCGCTGACGAAGCTGGCGTCCGAAGAGGGCGGCCAGCGGTTGGCGGGGGAGACGCCGGCGGAGGAACGCGAATACATTTACGAGCCTTCGCCCCAAGCCGTTCTGGGCTTGCTGCTGCCGCGCTACGTCGAGTGGATGGTTTTCACCATGCTGTCGGAAGCCAAGGCCAGCGAGCACGCGGCGCGGATGCGCGCCATGCGCAGCGCGTCCGACAACGCCGGCGAGATGATCCGCACGCTGACGC